From a single Lewinella sp. LCG006 genomic region:
- the sucC gene encoding ADP-forming succinate--CoA ligase subunit beta, whose translation MNLHEYQGKEILTKYNVPIQRGKVAETVDQAVKAYDELREETGSDIAIVKAQIHAGGRGKGGGVKLAKNLEGVKEHAGNILGMMLKTPQTPGGLNGPGKLVRKVLVAEDAYAPDFDACREFYVSILMDRGRKCNVIVYSTEGGMDIEEVAEHTPDKVLKEYIDPELGLQGFQARKVAFNLGMSGQGFKNMVKFITNLYNAFVGSDASMIEINPCMYNPGDERVIAVDCKFTLDENALYRHKDLADYRDVHEEDPTEVEAKAFGLNYVQLDGNVGCMVNGAGLAMATMDIIKLSGGEPANFLDVGGTADAKRVENAFRIILRDDRVKAILINIFGGIVRCDRVAQGVVDAYKNIGDIKVPIIVRLQGTNAEIAKDIIDQSGLNVRSAIALQDAADAVKAVMG comes from the coding sequence ATGAATTTGCACGAATACCAAGGGAAAGAAATTCTAACGAAATACAATGTACCTATTCAGCGTGGCAAAGTAGCGGAAACTGTTGACCAAGCAGTGAAAGCTTACGATGAGCTACGTGAAGAAACGGGTAGTGATATTGCCATTGTCAAAGCGCAAATCCACGCTGGTGGCCGTGGAAAAGGTGGTGGGGTGAAACTCGCTAAGAACCTGGAGGGTGTGAAAGAACATGCCGGAAACATCCTGGGCATGATGTTGAAAACACCGCAGACGCCTGGTGGCTTGAATGGTCCTGGTAAACTGGTACGCAAGGTATTGGTAGCAGAGGATGCTTATGCACCAGATTTCGACGCTTGTCGCGAATTTTACGTGTCTATCTTGATGGATCGTGGCCGCAAGTGTAATGTCATTGTCTACAGTACCGAGGGCGGTATGGACATCGAAGAAGTAGCTGAACACACCCCTGATAAGGTGTTGAAAGAATACATTGATCCTGAGCTGGGACTGCAAGGTTTTCAGGCCCGCAAAGTGGCCTTCAACCTGGGTATGAGCGGACAGGGATTCAAGAATATGGTGAAGTTTATCACCAACCTGTACAATGCTTTTGTAGGGTCAGATGCGAGCATGATCGAGATCAACCCATGTATGTACAACCCTGGCGACGAGCGTGTAATTGCGGTAGACTGTAAGTTTACCCTTGATGAAAACGCTTTGTACCGCCACAAAGACCTGGCAGACTACCGCGATGTACACGAGGAAGATCCCACCGAGGTAGAAGCTAAGGCTTTTGGTCTTAACTACGTGCAGTTAGACGGTAACGTAGGTTGTATGGTAAACGGCGCTGGACTGGCTATGGCTACCATGGATATCATCAAGTTGAGTGGTGGTGAGCCTGCTAACTTCCTCGATGTAGGTGGTACGGCCGATGCCAAGCGGGTAGAAAATGCCTTCCGCATCATCTTGCGTGATGACCGCGTGAAAGCGATCCTGATCAATATCTTTGGTGGTATTGTTCGTTGTGACCGTGTTGCACAAGGAGTCGTTGATGCCTATAAGAACATTGGCGATATTAAAGTGCCAATCATCGTTCGCCTGCAAGGCACCAATGCCGAAATTGCCAAGGATATTATCGACCAGAGTGGACTGAATGTCCGTTCGGCGATCGCTTTGCAAGATGCTGCCGATGCGGTGAAAGCAGTGATGGGGTAA
- a CDS encoding RNA polymerase sigma factor, whose translation MQVTALNDQQLIACYLDGNERAFEELLNRHQQKIYTSIYLFVKEQSLAEDIFQEVFIKIIDTLRKGKYNHEGKFLQWAMRIAYNMCVDHFRRNKRRPQLSPTETFDIFDVLKSNDLNAEQDIIRSQTHQKVRQLVDQLPPEQREVVILRHYADMSFKEISQLTRVSINTALGRMRYALINIRKMVEEKDIVLQ comes from the coding sequence ATGCAAGTTACAGCATTAAACGACCAGCAACTCATTGCTTGTTACCTAGATGGAAATGAAAGAGCCTTCGAAGAACTGCTCAATCGTCACCAACAAAAGATTTATACCTCGATCTATCTCTTCGTTAAAGAGCAATCTTTAGCTGAGGATATTTTTCAGGAGGTCTTCATAAAGATCATTGATACCCTGCGCAAGGGTAAATACAATCACGAAGGCAAGTTTTTGCAGTGGGCCATGCGTATTGCTTACAATATGTGTGTAGATCACTTCCGCCGCAACAAGCGTCGCCCGCAACTGTCTCCTACCGAAACGTTTGACATCTTCGATGTACTCAAGTCCAACGACCTGAATGCCGAGCAAGATATCATTCGTAGCCAGACGCACCAGAAGGTTCGCCAACTGGTAGACCAGCTACCTCCAGAGCAGCGTGAAGTTGTCATTCTTCGTCATTATGCAGATATGAGCTTCAAAGAAATTTCGCAGCTCACCCGCGTTAGCATCAATACGGCCTTGGGTCGGATGCGTTACGCACTGATCAATATCCGCAAGATGGTAGAGGAAAAAGACATTGTCCTACAATAG
- a CDS encoding tetratricopeptide repeat protein has translation MFIIPPYIRIALIALGIVGGIALWATFGFWYGFFFVLTGVILLLGLIFLGTVGPAAQALQDSDFDKAEKMLNLTPNPNWLYSTNKAYFYMLKGSIAIARKDVNEGERYLKMAEAVEVPSDNERAMLQIQLAQIALSKQRFQEAKIHYKKAKGLKISEGPLKDQFRQLEQAINQSGQMKAAMRQGRAGHGMTAGKGGKRRRPKMR, from the coding sequence ATGTTTATTATCCCTCCTTATATCCGCATTGCCCTTATTGCCTTGGGTATTGTTGGTGGTATTGCCCTATGGGCTACCTTTGGTTTTTGGTACGGCTTTTTCTTCGTACTTACGGGGGTTATCTTGTTGTTAGGCCTTATCTTTTTAGGCACTGTGGGACCAGCAGCCCAGGCACTACAAGATTCTGATTTTGATAAGGCAGAGAAAATGCTCAATCTTACGCCCAATCCCAATTGGCTCTACTCTACCAATAAAGCCTATTTCTATATGCTCAAAGGCTCCATCGCGATCGCCCGCAAGGACGTAAACGAAGGAGAGCGCTACCTGAAAATGGCCGAAGCAGTAGAAGTACCTTCCGATAATGAACGCGCCATGCTGCAGATTCAGCTGGCTCAGATTGCCCTAAGTAAGCAACGTTTCCAGGAAGCAAAAATTCATTACAAGAAAGCCAAAGGACTTAAAATTTCCGAAGGCCCTCTCAAAGATCAGTTCCGCCAGTTGGAGCAAGCGATTAATCAGAGTGGCCAAATGAAAGCTGCCATGCGCCAAGGACGTGCTGGCCACGGCATGACCGCAGGCAAAGGAGGCAAACGCAGACGGCCAAAGATGAGATAG
- a CDS encoding trimeric intracellular cation channel family protein, giving the protein MTIILLLDYIGTCVFAISGALAGMRHRFDPFGVLILAAVTAVGGGSLRDVLIGRTPVGWMQDINYAYLIITGTLIAILFRKYLSYVRRTMFLFDSIGLGLFTIIGVEIGVAAGLHPVICVLLGTLSASFGGVIRDILSNEVPLIFHKEVYASLSILGGITYLLLQETALPSNWAYILTSGMVVVLRIFAVRKNWVIPKLYQEEH; this is encoded by the coding sequence ATGACGATCATTTTATTGCTCGATTATATTGGTACCTGTGTTTTCGCTATTTCAGGAGCACTTGCTGGTATGCGCCACCGCTTCGACCCATTTGGGGTACTCATCCTGGCGGCCGTCACTGCGGTAGGGGGAGGTAGTCTGAGAGACGTGCTCATCGGGCGCACGCCGGTGGGTTGGATGCAGGACATCAACTATGCTTACCTGATCATTACCGGAACCCTCATTGCTATCCTCTTCCGAAAATACCTCTCCTACGTTCGCCGAACCATGTTTCTTTTTGATTCTATTGGTCTTGGCTTGTTTACCATCATTGGCGTAGAAATTGGCGTAGCTGCGGGCCTACATCCGGTCATCTGCGTTTTACTTGGCACCCTGAGTGCTTCTTTTGGTGGGGTCATCAGGGATATTCTCTCCAACGAAGTGCCTTTGATTTTCCACAAAGAAGTGTACGCCTCCTTGAGTATCCTGGGCGGTATTACCTATCTCCTTTTACAAGAAACTGCTTTGCCCTCCAATTGGGCTTATATACTTACTAGTGGCATGGTGGTCGTGCTCAGAATATTTGCCGTCCGCAAAAACTGGGTCATCCCGAAATTGTATCAGGAAGAGCATTAA
- a CDS encoding long-chain fatty acid--CoA ligase, whose product MLNLSVLLEDSARRYPNKDAFIFMDTALTYAQVNGAANQVANGLRAAGIVPGDKIALSCLNLPYFPMAYFGILKAGAVVVPLSVLLKREEITYHLQDSEAKAYFCFTGTPDLPMAQEGHAGFEEVATCRHFFEITARPQDAPTITGVRSLGMLMKDQSPVADTEPTGAEDTALIIYTSGTTGKPKGAELTHSNLLQNAILSTGVITTQTDDTQLIVLPLFHIFAMTCLMNAGIYKGATSVLLPRFDAEAVLGLMTKHKVTVFAGVPTMYWGLLNYENKTFDLDQISEQLRMCVSGGASLPVKVLEDFEVKFKVPILEGYGMSEGSPVVTFNHLDRGRKPGSVGTPVWGVEVKLVDENDQEVPLGEKGELVYRGHNVMKGYYNRPEINEEVLRGGWMHSGDVAVQDEDGFFYIVDRTKDMIIRGGLNVYPREVEEVMMKHEAVSLVAVIGVPDDEMGEEIQACVVLKEGSEVTESELMEWTKERIAAYKYPRQIQFLAALPMSATGKILKKELRAV is encoded by the coding sequence ATGCTCAACCTTTCCGTACTACTGGAAGACAGTGCTCGCCGCTATCCTAATAAAGACGCTTTTATTTTTATGGACACCGCCTTGACGTACGCGCAAGTCAATGGTGCTGCCAACCAGGTGGCCAATGGCTTACGGGCGGCGGGTATTGTACCTGGCGATAAGATAGCGCTGAGTTGCCTGAACTTGCCCTACTTTCCGATGGCTTATTTTGGCATCCTCAAAGCGGGGGCGGTGGTGGTGCCGCTGAGCGTTTTACTAAAGCGGGAGGAGATTACTTACCACCTCCAGGATTCGGAAGCCAAGGCTTATTTTTGTTTTACGGGGACGCCCGATCTACCCATGGCGCAGGAAGGCCATGCCGGTTTTGAGGAAGTTGCTACGTGCCGGCATTTCTTTGAGATTACTGCCCGCCCACAGGATGCACCGACGATTACCGGAGTACGCTCGCTGGGGATGTTGATGAAAGACCAGTCGCCCGTAGCCGATACGGAACCTACGGGTGCCGAGGATACGGCCTTGATCATCTATACCTCCGGCACCACAGGCAAGCCCAAAGGAGCGGAACTGACGCATTCCAACTTGTTACAGAATGCCATCCTTTCGACGGGGGTCATCACCACCCAGACGGATGATACACAGCTGATCGTGTTGCCGCTCTTCCACATTTTTGCGATGACCTGCCTGATGAATGCGGGTATCTACAAAGGAGCTACCAGCGTGCTGTTGCCGCGTTTTGATGCCGAAGCGGTGCTGGGTTTGATGACCAAACACAAAGTCACGGTTTTTGCCGGCGTGCCTACCATGTATTGGGGGCTGCTCAACTACGAGAACAAGACCTTTGATCTGGACCAGATTTCCGAACAATTGCGGATGTGTGTCTCGGGTGGAGCTTCCTTACCGGTGAAGGTGCTGGAAGATTTTGAAGTGAAATTCAAAGTGCCCATTTTGGAAGGCTACGGTATGTCGGAAGGTTCTCCCGTCGTGACCTTCAACCATCTGGATAGGGGCCGTAAACCTGGGAGTGTGGGCACACCGGTGTGGGGTGTAGAAGTGAAATTGGTGGACGAAAATGACCAGGAAGTACCGCTAGGTGAAAAAGGCGAATTGGTATACCGTGGGCACAACGTGATGAAAGGGTACTACAATCGTCCTGAAATCAACGAAGAAGTGTTACGTGGCGGCTGGATGCACTCGGGCGATGTGGCCGTGCAAGACGAGGATGGTTTTTTCTACATCGTTGATCGTACCAAGGATATGATCATCAGAGGAGGGCTCAACGTTTATCCTAGAGAGGTGGAAGAGGTGATGATGAAGCATGAGGCTGTGTCTTTGGTTGCCGTTATAGGGGTGCCGGATGATGAAATGGGAGAGGAGATTCAAGCCTGTGTGGTCTTGAAAGAAGGAAGCGAAGTAACGGAAAGTGAGTTGATGGAGTGGACCAAAGAGCGCATCGCTGCCTATAAATATCCCCGCCAAATACAGTTCTTAGCGGCGTTGCCGATGAGTGCCACGGGCAAAATCTTGAAGAAGGAGCTGCGGGCGGTGTAG
- a CDS encoding outer membrane beta-barrel protein encodes MNYTYTIFILFFCTTFSSAQIAFSDAHVALYTGVNVIAIEESNSLFYREGEPVVKPNFGLALNLEWEITTSVFLNIGSRIDIFHHRIENEHYDGGINPFEPFANPNSWTRNSDINYLSIGIPISTVFYYGRHKQWKISPGLFTSYRLANFSSYQQKDIERFGTINQINPDGSITYLYAELPFPIVKNSENKDFDLPSKRIQYGLTFNLGYTLFEKCNRGWRVGAQVDYYLSENKLRRYHSLKWSPSLYFETSLRTAQK; translated from the coding sequence ATGAATTATACCTACACGATATTTATTTTGTTTTTTTGCACGACTTTTTCGTCAGCACAAATCGCTTTCTCTGATGCCCATGTTGCTCTATATACGGGTGTAAACGTGATTGCAATTGAGGAGTCCAACTCGCTGTTTTATAGGGAAGGAGAACCTGTGGTTAAGCCTAATTTTGGTTTAGCTCTGAACTTAGAGTGGGAGATAACTACGAGCGTCTTTCTGAATATTGGGTCACGGATAGATATCTTCCATCATCGGATAGAAAACGAACACTACGATGGAGGGATTAATCCTTTTGAGCCTTTTGCTAATCCAAACTCCTGGACTAGAAATTCTGATATAAATTACCTATCGATAGGTATACCTATATCAACAGTATTTTATTATGGCCGTCACAAGCAGTGGAAAATATCTCCTGGATTATTCACATCTTACCGACTTGCTAATTTCTCTTCCTATCAACAAAAAGATATTGAAAGATTTGGAACAATAAACCAAATAAATCCAGACGGATCGATTACTTATCTCTATGCAGAGCTACCTTTTCCAATTGTCAAAAACTCGGAAAACAAAGATTTTGATCTTCCTTCTAAACGCATACAATACGGTTTAACGTTTAATCTAGGGTACACCCTATTCGAAAAGTGTAATCGAGGTTGGAGAGTAGGTGCGCAGGTTGATTACTATTTAAGTGAGAATAAGCTACGCCGCTATCACTCCTTAAAATGGAGTCCATCTTTGTATTTTGAAACTTCTTTAAGAACAGCGCAAAAATAA
- a CDS encoding T9SS type A sorting domain-containing protein gives MSPAGDTLWILQYADDDYQSVNVFDVEALANGDVLGIGVKHIISSQHPEEMAIFTDCGYICRISPSGELLWERIICDNTGIGEGQSGEFYDVVETVNGDLILTGIISIPAATDSTRSTSAIWLVRTDSIGCITPGCGEYDILNSTQSPSSLLAANLLEVWPNPATAYLELALEATAGSGDYDWQVYDATGRLQYSTPLVRGQQVSLDVGRWPPGLYNWQLLRDGVLIQTGRQVKM, from the coding sequence ATGAGCCCGGCAGGCGACACTTTGTGGATCCTCCAGTATGCGGATGACGACTACCAGTCGGTCAATGTTTTCGATGTGGAAGCCCTGGCGAATGGGGATGTCCTGGGGATTGGAGTAAAGCATATCATCTCTTCTCAGCACCCGGAAGAGATGGCTATATTTACAGACTGCGGCTATATTTGCCGGATTTCCCCTAGCGGCGAACTCCTCTGGGAACGGATCATTTGCGACAATACTGGGATTGGTGAAGGGCAATCGGGCGAGTTTTATGACGTGGTAGAGACCGTAAATGGTGATCTGATTTTAACCGGAATAATCTCTATCCCCGCAGCTACTGACAGTACTAGGTCAACCAGTGCCATTTGGTTGGTACGTACCGATAGCATCGGCTGTATCACTCCTGGTTGTGGAGAATATGATATCCTCAACAGTACACAGTCGCCTTCCTCTTTACTGGCGGCTAACTTGCTGGAGGTGTGGCCCAATCCTGCCACAGCGTACCTGGAACTGGCACTAGAGGCCACCGCAGGCAGTGGGGATTACGATTGGCAGGTATACGATGCTACAGGGCGGCTACAGTACAGCACGCCGCTGGTGCGCGGGCAGCAGGTCTCGCTGGATGTAGGCCGATGGCCTCCTGGATTGTACAACTGGCAGCTGCTGCGAGATGGCGTATTGATACAAACGGGGAGGCAGGTGAAGATGTGA
- a CDS encoding IS4 family transposase — protein sequence MSSRQSVILRQCAKNRSEEVAFGRFVNNPSVTPSLMIQSACERTAAQSKGRDVLMICDTSTVGFGINSKAKGLSEIGDGRGQGFFLHPVISMDAHTHHCLGLASAQLYDRKQYAVDKAQRRRDRNREKLEEKESYRWYEEIEKAVSYNQGAKSQTVVADREADIYELLVLLTALGVDFVIRSSQNRKLKEVDHNKLQQALDAQPLQGQYSIALPATDKRTAHTAELEVKWVTIDLARPRSGTGTKHLVDRQKVTVIEVREKPASVVGKEKPIYWRLLTSHSIQSMDDALRIIGYYVQRWVIEQVFRTLKKKGMDVQSAQVSNAAALKNLTVLALISSIRVMQLVQARDEPQDLGIEAGFEPKVIKVIERINPQLEGNTEKLKNPYPPNSLSFAAWVVARLGGWSGYASQRPAGPITMWNGLRRLNEFVQAMDMLNLHSEFEGDVYIR from the coding sequence ATGTCATCGAGGCAGAGCGTTATTTTGCGTCAGTGTGCAAAGAATCGCAGCGAGGAGGTTGCTTTTGGCCGGTTTGTTAATAATCCATCTGTCACACCATCGCTTATGATACAATCAGCCTGTGAACGCACTGCCGCCCAGAGTAAAGGGCGGGATGTATTAATGATTTGTGATACCTCTACCGTTGGGTTCGGTATCAATAGTAAAGCCAAAGGCTTATCGGAGATCGGCGATGGCCGGGGTCAAGGCTTTTTTTTGCATCCGGTAATCAGCATGGATGCTCATACCCATCATTGCTTAGGCTTAGCCTCTGCTCAATTATATGATCGTAAACAGTACGCTGTTGATAAAGCTCAGCGGAGACGAGATCGTAATAGAGAAAAGCTAGAAGAAAAAGAGTCTTATCGCTGGTACGAAGAAATAGAAAAGGCGGTAAGCTACAATCAGGGAGCCAAGAGTCAAACAGTAGTAGCAGACCGAGAAGCTGATATCTATGAGTTATTGGTCTTACTTACAGCACTGGGGGTAGACTTTGTTATTCGTAGTTCTCAAAACCGCAAGCTAAAGGAGGTTGATCACAATAAACTACAACAGGCGCTGGATGCTCAACCTCTACAAGGACAATATTCAATAGCCTTGCCAGCGACCGATAAGCGTACGGCTCATACGGCGGAGTTAGAAGTTAAATGGGTTACAATTGATTTAGCGCGTCCACGTTCTGGTACGGGGACAAAACACCTCGTAGACCGACAAAAAGTAACGGTTATTGAAGTACGTGAAAAGCCAGCTAGCGTGGTAGGTAAGGAAAAGCCTATCTATTGGCGATTACTCACTTCGCACAGCATCCAGAGTATGGATGACGCTTTACGTATAATCGGCTATTATGTACAGCGCTGGGTGATCGAGCAAGTCTTTCGGACATTGAAAAAGAAAGGAATGGACGTTCAATCGGCACAAGTATCAAATGCAGCTGCACTCAAGAACCTTACGGTACTGGCGCTGATCAGTTCTATAAGAGTGATGCAGCTAGTTCAAGCTCGCGATGAACCTCAAGACTTAGGTATTGAGGCTGGGTTTGAGCCCAAAGTAATCAAAGTCATTGAGCGAATCAATCCTCAACTAGAAGGTAATACCGAGAAATTGAAAAATCCTTATCCGCCTAATTCTTTATCCTTCGCAGCATGGGTCGTTGCTAGGCTCGGAGGATGGTCAGGCTACGCTTCTCAACGCCCTGCTGGGCCAATAACGATGTGGAACGGCCTACGACGGCTCAACGAATTTGTGCAGGCAATGGACATGCTAAACCTACATTCGGAATTTGAAGGAGATGTGTATATACGGTAG